One Fusobacterium nucleatum genomic window carries:
- a CDS encoding type IV secretion protein Rhs: MTFSEEIEDEIKEFVNRTENIYYFPDSNYGVEYLNNNFSFLGTKIDLSKENNYISYDFKKNNFLDMIKFFEFKKIKEEILASNEIHYIGDGITSSELIFSGKEFFRVLEFLFENVPEHHYFFDENEKWCLLIATEGWITYGEKTCKKNI; encoded by the coding sequence ATGACATTTAGTGAAGAAATTGAAGATGAAATAAAAGAATTTGTAAATAGAACAGAAAATATCTATTATTTTCCAGATAGTAATTATGGAGTAGAATATTTAAATAATAATTTCAGCTTTTTAGGTACAAAAATAGATTTGTCAAAAGAAAATAATTATATAAGTTATGATTTTAAGAAAAATAATTTTTTAGATATGATAAAATTTTTTGAGTTTAAAAAGATAAAAGAAGAAATATTAGCAAGTAATGAAATTCATTATATTGGAGATGGAATAACAAGTAGTGAATTAATATTTTCAGGAAAAGAATTTTTTAGGGTTTTAGAATTTCTCTTTGAAAATGTGCCAGAACATCATTATTTTTTTGATGAAAATGAAAAATGGTGTTTACTTATAGCCACAGAGGGTTGGATAACTTATGGAGAAAAAACTTGTAAAAAGAATATATAA
- a CDS encoding pyridoxal phosphate-dependent aminotransferase, producing the protein MDKEKFLKEYLVERKGTNSLKWDALDKRFGNPDLISMWVADMEIKTPKEIVEALKERIEHGVFGYSYVSDDYYNAVIKWHKEKHNYEIKKEWIRFSTGVVTAIYWFINIFTKINDSVLILTPVYYPFHNAVKDNNRKLITCDLKNTDGYFTIDYDEVEKKILENNVKLFIQCSPHNPAGRVWKEEELAKILEICKKHNVLVISDEIHQDIVMKGYKHIPSAIIENGKYADNLITISAASKTFNLAGLIHSNIIISNNELRKKYDEEIKKINQTEGNILGMLATQMGYEKGEYWLENIKELIEDNFNYLKSELNKNIPEITVTNLEGTYLVFLDLRKIIPIDKVKEFIQDKCNLAIDFGEWFGKNFKGFIRINLATDPQIVKKAVENIINEYKKLN; encoded by the coding sequence ATGGACAAAGAAAAATTTTTAAAAGAATATTTAGTTGAAAGAAAAGGTACTAACTCATTAAAATGGGATGCCTTAGATAAAAGATTTGGTAATCCAGATTTAATTTCTATGTGGGTTGCTGATATGGAAATTAAAACTCCAAAAGAAATTGTTGAGGCTTTAAAAGAAAGAATAGAACATGGAGTATTCGGATACTCTTATGTCAGTGATGATTATTACAATGCTGTTATTAAGTGGCACAAAGAAAAACATAATTATGAAATAAAAAAAGAATGGATAAGATTTTCAACTGGGGTTGTAACTGCTATTTATTGGTTTATAAATATCTTTACAAAAATTAATGACTCTGTTCTTATTTTAACACCTGTTTACTATCCTTTCCATAATGCAGTAAAAGATAATAATAGAAAACTTATTACTTGTGACTTAAAAAATACTGATGGATATTTTACTATTGACTATGATGAAGTTGAAAAGAAAATACTTGAAAATAATGTTAAATTATTTATACAATGTTCTCCACATAATCCAGCTGGTAGAGTTTGGAAAGAAGAAGAACTAGCTAAAATATTAGAAATTTGTAAAAAACATAATGTATTAGTTATATCAGATGAAATACACCAAGATATAGTAATGAAAGGCTATAAACATATTCCATCTGCTATTATAGAAAATGGAAAATATGCTGATAATTTAATAACAATATCTGCTGCTTCAAAAACATTTAATTTAGCAGGATTAATTCATTCAAATATTATTATTAGTAATAATGAATTAAGAAAAAAATATGATGAAGAAATCAAAAAAATTAATCAAACTGAAGGTAATATTCTTGGGATGCTTGCAACACAAATGGGTTATGAAAAAGGAGAATATTGGTTAGAAAATATAAAAGAATTAATTGAAGATAACTTTAATTATTTAAAATCTGAATTAAATAAAAATATTCCTGAAATTACAGTTACTAATTTAGAAGGAACATATTTAGTATTTTTAGATTTAAGAAAAATTATTCCTATTGATAAAGTAAAAGAATTTATTCAAGATAAATGTAATTTAGCAATAGACTTTGGAGAATGGTTTGGAAAAAATTTCAAAGGCTTTATTCGTATAAATTTAGCAACAGACCCTCAAATTGTCAAAAAAGCAGTAGAAAATATTATAAATGAATATAAAAAGTTAAACTAA
- a CDS encoding transposase, producing the protein MNYDILGLARLLVFTRFLNHNSKIKSFEQKELTEKQNFIETLEKYAQVPATIPNSRKRRLDKYIITTQINKETGEILKIKEIREVNLDKLEKENKLMGYYILAISRLEMSDDEMLSTYKGLTKIENCFRILKTNLETRPVYVRTEEHINAHFLICFIALTMMRIL; encoded by the coding sequence ATTAATTATGATATCTTAGGTTTAGCTAGACTTCTTGTTTTTACTAGATTTCTTAATCATAATAGTAAAATTAAATCTTTTGAACAAAAAGAATTAACTGAAAAACAAAATTTTATTGAAACTTTAGAAAAATATGCTCAAGTACCTGCAACAATTCCAAATAGTAGAAAAAGAAGATTAGATAAATATATAATAACAACTCAAATTAATAAGGAAACTGGTGAAATTCTAAAAATAAAAGAAATAAGAGAAGTAAATTTAGATAAATTAGAAAAAGAAAATAAATTAATGGGATATTACATCTTAGCTATATCGCGCTTAGAAATGTCAGATGATGAAATGTTATCAACATATAAAGGACTAACAAAAATAGAGAATTGTTTTAGAATTTTAAAAACAAATTTGGAAACAAGACCAGTCTATGTAAGAACTGAAGAACATATAAATGCACATTTTTTAATATGTTTCATTGCATTAACAATGATGAGAATATTGTAA
- the gmhA gene encoding D-sedoheptulose 7-phosphate isomerase, which yields MNLISSYKTEFELLRKFIEEEEERKETEKVAKKLADIFTKGKKVLICGNGGSNCDAMHFIEEFTGRFRKERRALPAISISDPSHITCVANDYGFEYIFSKGVEAYGQEGDMFIGISTSGNSPNVIKAVEQAKAQGLVTVGLLGKDGGKLKGMCDYEFIIPGKTSDRVQEIHMMILHIIIEGVERIMFPENYVGE from the coding sequence ATGAATTTAATATCTTCATATAAGACAGAATTTGAGTTATTAAGAAAATTTATTGAAGAAGAAGAAGAAAGAAAAGAAACTGAAAAAGTTGCTAAAAAATTGGCAGATATTTTTACAAAGGGTAAAAAAGTTTTAATTTGTGGAAATGGTGGAAGTAATTGTGATGCTATGCATTTCATTGAAGAATTCACAGGAAGATTTAGAAAAGAAAGAAGAGCATTACCTGCAATTTCTATATCAGATCCATCTCATATAACTTGTGTTGCTAATGATTATGGTTTTGAATATATTTTTTCTAAAGGTGTTGAAGCCTATGGACAAGAAGGAGATATGTTTATTGGAATATCAACAAGTGGAAATTCTCCTAATGTTATAAAAGCAGTTGAACAAGCAAAAGCACAAGGACTTGTAACTGTTGGACTTCTTGGAAAAGATGGTGGAAAGCTTAAAGGTATGTGTGATTATGAATTTATAATTCCTGGCAAAACATCAGATAGAGTTCAAGAAATTCATATGATGATACTTCATATAATAATTGAAGGTGTAGAAAGAATAATGTTCCCTGAAAACTATGTTGGGGAATAG
- the sppA gene encoding signal peptide peptidase SppA, whose amino-acid sequence MFILSALLQAVIVSIVVIILLLIPILFILGKLKNKDKVSLKGIKTVVFNLNELVEDYMVSTISVNKSLSHETVLKALENLVNDKKIEKIIIDVDEVNLSRVHIEEIKEIFEKLSINKEIISIGTTFDEYSYEVALLANKIYMLNTKQSSLYFRGYEYKEPYFKNILANLGVTVNTLHIGDYKVAGESFSNDKMSEEKKESLINIKETLFQNFINLVKEKRKVDITNEILSGDLIFANSEKAIQLGLIDGLSTYEEIGIDYNEDTVDFEEYISAYKRKKNKSKNTIAIINLEGEIDTRESKEANINYDNVVEKLDELEDIKNLKGLVLRINSPGGSALESEKIYQKLKKLDIPIYISMGDLCASGGYYIATVGKKLFANPVTLTGSIGVVVLYPEFTEAINKLKVNMEGFSKGKGFDIFDVFSKLSEESKEKIIYSMNEVYSEFKEHVMQARNISEEDLEKIAGGRVWLGSQAKENGLVDELGSLNDCIDSLVKDLELKDFKLTYIRGRKSIMEIISAMKPQFVKSDIIEKFEMIKSYSNKILYYDESLENL is encoded by the coding sequence ATGTTCATTTTATCTGCATTGTTACAAGCAGTTATTGTTTCAATAGTTGTTATAATTCTTCTTCTTATTCCTATTCTTTTTATTTTAGGAAAGTTAAAAAATAAAGATAAAGTTTCTTTAAAAGGAATTAAAACAGTAGTTTTTAATTTAAATGAACTTGTTGAAGATTATATGGTTTCTACTATATCAGTTAATAAGTCTTTATCTCATGAAACAGTTTTAAAAGCATTGGAAAATTTAGTTAATGATAAAAAAATTGAAAAAATAATAATTGATGTTGATGAAGTTAATTTATCAAGAGTGCATATTGAAGAAATAAAAGAAATTTTTGAAAAATTATCAATTAATAAAGAAATTATTTCAATAGGTACAACTTTTGATGAGTATTCTTATGAAGTTGCCTTACTTGCAAATAAAATATATATGTTAAATACTAAACAATCTTCTTTATATTTTCGTGGTTATGAGTATAAAGAACCTTATTTTAAAAATATTTTAGCTAATTTAGGAGTTACAGTAAATACTTTACATATAGGTGATTATAAAGTTGCAGGAGAAAGTTTCAGTAATGATAAAATGAGTGAAGAAAAGAAAGAATCTTTAATAAATATTAAAGAAACTTTATTTCAAAATTTTATAAATTTGGTTAAAGAAAAAAGAAAAGTTGATATAACAAACGAAATTCTTTCAGGAGATTTAATTTTTGCTAATTCTGAAAAAGCTATACAATTAGGCTTAATTGATGGACTTTCTACTTATGAAGAAATTGGAATAGATTACAATGAAGATACTGTTGATTTTGAAGAATATATTTCAGCTTATAAAAGAAAGAAAAACAAAAGTAAGAATACAATAGCTATAATTAATCTTGAAGGAGAAATAGACACAAGAGAAAGTAAAGAGGCTAATATCAACTATGATAATGTTGTAGAAAAATTAGATGAATTAGAGGATATTAAAAATTTAAAAGGGCTAGTTTTAAGAATTAATTCTCCTGGTGGAAGTGCCTTAGAAAGTGAAAAAATATATCAAAAGTTAAAAAAATTAGATATACCAATATATATTTCTATGGGAGATTTATGTGCAAGTGGTGGATATTATATTGCAACTGTTGGTAAAAAATTATTTGCCAACCCTGTAACATTAACTGGTTCAATAGGAGTTGTTGTCTTATATCCAGAATTTACTGAAGCAATTAATAAATTAAAAGTAAATATGGAAGGTTTTTCAAAGGGAAAGGGTTTTGATATTTTTGATGTTTTTTCAAAGTTAAGTGAAGAATCAAAAGAAAAAATTATATATAGTATGAATGAAGTGTATAGTGAATTTAAAGAACATGTTATGCAAGCGAGAAATATCAGTGAAGAAGATTTAGAAAAAATTGCTGGTGGTCGTGTATGGCTTGGAAGTCAGGCAAAAGAAAATGGTCTTGTTGATGAACTAGGTTCATTAAATGATTGTATAGATAGTCTAGTAAAAGATTTAGAATTAAAAGATTTTAAATTGACTTATATCAGAGGAAGAAAATCTATAATGGAAATTATATCTGCTATGAAACCTCAATTTGTAAAGTCAGATATAATTGAAAAATTTGAAATGATTAAAAGTTATTCTAATAAAATTTTATACTATGATGAAAGTTTAGAGAATTTATAA
- a CDS encoding N-glycosylase/DNA lyase translates to MKKNEYFNEIEKIYKEMNTHFKERLKEFKNIWENGTNKDIHIELSFCILTPQSKALNAWQAITNLKKDDLIYTGKAEELVEFLNIVRFKNNKAKYLVELREQMTKNDELITKDFFNTLPTVTEKREWIVKNIKGMSYKEASHFLRNIGFGENIAILDRHILKNLVKLEIIDELPKTLTPKLYLEIEEKMRNYCEFVKIPMDEMDLLLWYKEAGVIFK, encoded by the coding sequence ATGAAAAAAAATGAATATTTTAATGAAATTGAAAAAATTTACAAGGAAATGAATACCCATTTTAAAGAAAGATTAAAAGAATTTAAAAATATATGGGAAAATGGAACTAATAAGGATATACACATAGAACTATCTTTTTGTATTTTAACCCCTCAATCTAAGGCATTAAATGCTTGGCAAGCTATAACAAATTTAAAAAAAGATGATTTAATTTATACAGGAAAAGCAGAAGAGCTTGTAGAATTTTTAAATATTGTTAGGTTTAAAAATAATAAGGCTAAATATCTTGTTGAGTTAAGAGAGCAGATGACAAAAAATGACGAACTTATAACAAAAGATTTTTTTAATACACTTCCAACTGTTACTGAAAAAAGAGAATGGATAGTAAAAAATATCAAGGGAATGTCCTATAAAGAAGCTAGCCACTTTTTAAGAAATATAGGTTTTGGAGAAAATATAGCTATACTTGATAGACATATCTTAAAAAATTTAGTTAAATTAGAAATTATAGATGAGTTACCAAAAACATTGACTCCTAAATTATACTTAGAGATAGAAGAAAAAATGAGAAACTATTGTGAATTTGTAAAGATTCCTATGGATGAAATGGATTTGTTACTTTGGTATAAAGAGGCAGGAGTAATATTTAAATGA
- a CDS encoding RNA methyltransferase, which translates to MEIIESKENKLIKSLKKLKQKKYRDSENKFLAEGYKFLDYDYSPEIIIIREDIYQSNFYLQKLKKFSCKKIVVITKIFEELSSQENSQGIIILYNKKTNDLKSLSNNLVILDDVSDPGNLGTIIRICDATNFKDIILTKGTVDAYNEKVIRATMGSILNVNLYYLKKSEIINFLKENNYSIISTYLDKTAIPYNKIELKGKNAIVFGNEGNGISSDFISITNYKTIIPILSNTESLNVAVATGIILYKFREIEGAF; encoded by the coding sequence ATGGAAATTATAGAAAGCAAAGAAAATAAATTAATAAAATCTTTAAAAAAATTAAAACAAAAAAAGTATAGAGATAGTGAAAATAAATTTTTAGCAGAGGGATATAAATTTTTAGATTATGATTATTCCCCTGAAATAATAATTATTAGAGAGGATATTTATCAATCTAATTTTTATTTGCAAAAATTAAAGAAATTTTCTTGTAAAAAAATAGTTGTAATAACTAAAATTTTTGAAGAATTAAGTTCACAGGAAAACTCACAAGGGATTATAATTCTATATAATAAAAAGACCAATGATTTAAAATCTCTTTCAAATAATTTAGTTATTTTAGATGATGTGTCTGACCCTGGAAATTTAGGAACAATTATAAGGATTTGTGATGCAACTAACTTTAAAGATATTATTTTGACTAAGGGAACAGTTGATGCTTATAATGAAAAGGTTATAAGGGCAACTATGGGTTCAATCTTAAATGTAAATCTTTATTATTTAAAAAAATCTGAAATCATTAATTTTTTAAAAGAAAATAATTATTCTATAATTTCAACTTATTTAGATAAAACTGCTATTCCTTATAATAAAATAGAATTAAAAGGAAAGAATGCAATAGTTTTTGGAAATGAAGGAAATGGAATTTCTAGTGATTTTATAAGTATAACCAATTATAAAACTATTATTCCAATACTTTCAAATACAGAATCATTAAATGTTGCAGTAGCAACAGGTATTATCTTATATAAATTTAGAGAAATAGAGGGAGCTTTTTAA
- a CDS encoding AEC family transporter, with translation MENFLLALNVVLPIFFIMTLGFLLKKIKIVDEHSLNIMNKLVFRVFMSTLLFLNVYNIGDLSALSMDNLKLLGYAFIIILVVLFIAWLIYMPKVKDKRKLSVLIQGVYRGNFVLFGLAIVDSIYGKEGLATVSLLTIVVIPTFNILAVIILEYYSGREISKLKLLKQVFKNPLIIATLLGISFIVLKVNIPKPVYKTLSDISKIATPLAFIVLGAELQFGNMLKNIKYLISVNILRLVGNPLITIGVGKLIGFQGIELVALLSMSACPTAVASYTMAKEMKADGDLAGEIVATTSILSIFTIFCWVLILKNLAWI, from the coding sequence ATGGAAAATTTTTTATTAGCACTCAATGTAGTATTACCTATATTTTTTATAATGACATTAGGTTTTTTATTAAAAAAAATTAAAATAGTAGATGAGCATAGTTTAAATATTATGAATAAATTGGTATTTAGAGTATTTATGAGTACCTTATTATTTTTAAATGTCTATAATATTGGAGATTTATCTGCACTTTCTATGGATAATTTAAAACTATTAGGATATGCTTTTATAATTATTCTTGTTGTACTTTTTATTGCTTGGTTAATCTATATGCCAAAGGTTAAAGATAAAAGGAAATTATCAGTTTTAATTCAGGGTGTTTACAGAGGAAATTTTGTTCTCTTTGGTTTGGCTATTGTAGATAGTATTTATGGTAAAGAAGGTTTAGCAACTGTTTCACTTTTAACTATTGTTGTAATACCAACTTTTAATATACTAGCAGTTATAATATTAGAATATTATTCAGGTAGAGAAATAAGTAAGTTAAAACTCCTAAAACAAGTCTTTAAAAATCCTTTGATTATTGCAACTTTATTGGGAATTAGCTTTATAGTGTTAAAAGTAAATATTCCAAAGCCAGTTTATAAAACATTATCTGATATTTCAAAAATTGCAACACCTCTTGCATTTATAGTATTGGGAGCAGAATTACAATTTGGAAATATGTTAAAAAATATAAAGTATTTAATTTCTGTAAATATATTAAGACTTGTAGGAAATCCACTAATAACAATAGGAGTTGGAAAATTAATTGGCTTTCAAGGAATAGAATTAGTTGCTTTACTTTCAATGAGTGCTTGTCCAACTGCTGTTGCTTCATATACTATGGCAAAAGAGATGAAGGCTGACGGAGATTTAGCAGGAGAAATTGTTGCAACAACAAGTATACTTTCAATATTTACAATTTTCTGTTGGGTACTTATATTAAAAAATTTAGCTTGGATATAG
- a CDS encoding acetyl-CoA hydrolase/transferase family protein, which translates to MKNWKESYKSKICTPDEAIQKIKDAKRISFGHICSESSVLTEALVRNKKLFKKLEIAHLLSVGKSEYAKEENSEYFRHNALFIGSKTREATNSSYGDYTPTFFFETAKLFGKDGELALDAMLLQVSTPDEHGYCSYGLSCDYTKSATENAKIVIAQINKFVPRTLGNCFVHIDDIDYIIEEDTPIPEVQPPVVGEIERKIGEFCASLVRDGDTLQLGIGAIPVAVLNFLKDKKDLGIHSEMISDGIVDLINLGVITNKKKNLNPNKAIATFLMGSKKLYDYANDNPAIELHPVDYVNNPIIIAQNDNMVSINSAIQVDLMGQVNAEYVDSKQFSGPGGQVDFVRGATMSKGGKSIIALPSTTGKGTISRIVFTFDEGVPVTTSRNDVDYVITEYGIAHLRGKTLRERAKLLIEIAHPNFREELRKKALEKFGEL; encoded by the coding sequence ATGAAAAATTGGAAAGAAAGCTACAAATCAAAAATTTGTACTCCTGATGAAGCAATTCAAAAAATTAAAGATGCTAAAAGAATTTCTTTTGGGCATATCTGTTCTGAATCTTCTGTTTTAACAGAAGCTTTAGTAAGAAATAAAAAATTATTTAAAAAATTAGAGATTGCTCATTTACTATCAGTAGGAAAAAGTGAGTATGCAAAGGAAGAAAACTCAGAGTATTTTAGACACAATGCTTTATTCATTGGTTCCAAAACTAGAGAAGCCACAAATAGTTCATATGGAGATTACACTCCAACTTTCTTTTTTGAAACTGCAAAACTATTTGGAAAAGACGGAGAGTTAGCACTTGATGCTATGTTACTCCAAGTATCTACTCCTGATGAACATGGATATTGTAGTTATGGTCTTTCTTGTGATTACACTAAGTCTGCTACTGAAAATGCAAAAATTGTTATTGCACAAATTAATAAGTTTGTTCCAAGAACTTTGGGAAATTGTTTTGTACATATAGATGATATTGACTATATCATTGAAGAGGATACTCCTATTCCAGAAGTTCAACCACCAGTTGTTGGAGAAATTGAAAGAAAAATTGGAGAATTTTGTGCAAGTTTAGTTAGAGATGGAGATACTTTACAACTTGGAATTGGTGCTATCCCAGTAGCTGTTTTAAATTTCTTAAAAGATAAAAAAGATTTAGGAATACATTCTGAAATGATTTCTGATGGTATTGTAGATTTAATTAATTTAGGTGTTATAACAAATAAAAAGAAAAATCTTAATCCTAATAAGGCAATAGCAACATTTTTGATGGGAAGTAAAAAGCTATATGACTATGCAAATGATAATCCTGCAATAGAATTACATCCTGTTGATTATGTAAATAATCCTATTATTATTGCTCAAAATGATAATATGGTTTCTATTAACTCAGCTATTCAAGTTGATTTGATGGGACAAGTGAATGCAGAATATGTGGACTCTAAACAATTCAGTGGACCTGGTGGGCAAGTTGATTTTGTAAGAGGTGCAACAATGTCTAAGGGTGGTAAGTCTATAATAGCTTTACCTTCAACTACCGGAAAAGGAACTATTTCAAGAATAGTATTTACTTTTGATGAAGGTGTCCCAGTTACTACTTCAAGAAATGATGTAGATTATGTTATAACTGAATATGGAATTGCTCATTTAAGAGGAAAAACTTTAAGAGAAAGAGCAAAACTTTTAATTGAAATTGCTCATCCAAATTTTAGGGAAGAACTTAGAAAAAAAGCATTAGAAAAATTTGGTGAATTATAG
- a CDS encoding NUDIX hydrolase yields the protein MKFTHISKKQVFKNDVITVFEEKLGLPNNNIVTWTFTGKKEVVAIISEIDGEIIFVKQYRPAIKKELLEIPAGLVEKGEDILEAAKREFEEEIGYKANKLEKICTYYNSAGVNAGQYHLFYASDLEKTHQHLDENEFLEIVRIPISEIDIFSFEDSKTIIALSYLNMKNIVK from the coding sequence ATGAAGTTTACACATATATCAAAAAAGCAAGTTTTTAAAAATGATGTAATAACAGTTTTTGAAGAAAAACTTGGCTTACCTAATAATAATATTGTAACTTGGACATTTACAGGAAAAAAAGAAGTTGTTGCAATAATATCAGAAATAGATGGTGAAATTATTTTTGTAAAGCAATATAGACCTGCAATAAAAAAAGAACTTCTTGAGATTCCAGCAGGTTTAGTTGAAAAGGGAGAAGATATTCTTGAAGCTGCTAAAAGAGAATTTGAAGAAGAAATTGGTTATAAGGCAAATAAACTGGAAAAAATATGTACTTACTATAATTCAGCAGGGGTAAATGCAGGACAATATCATTTATTTTATGCAAGTGATTTAGAGAAAACTCATCAGCATCTTGATGAGAATGAATTTCTTGAAATTGTCAGAATACCTATAAGTGAAATAGATATTTTTAGCTTTGAAGATTCAAAAACTATAATTGCATTAAGTTATTTAAATATGAAAAATATAGTAAAATAG